Genomic window (Campylobacter sp. RM16704):
TGAAAATGCTTATGGGTATTTAAAGGCTGAAAATGGCATTCATCGTTTAGTAAGAACTTCTCCTTTTGATAGTGCAGGGCGTCGTCACACGAGTTTTTCTAGTGTGATGGTTTCTCCTGAACTTGATGATGATATAGAAATAGAAATTGAGGAAAAAGATATAAGAATTGATTATTATAGAGCAAGTGGGGCAGGTGGACAGCATGTTAATAAAACAGAATCGGCTGTACGTATTACACATATGCCAAGTGGTATAGTAGTGCAATGCCAAAATGATAGAAGTCAGCATAAAAACAAAGCGACAGCCTTTAAAATGCTAAAGTCACGCCTTTATGAACTTGAACTTATGAAGCAGCAAGATGAAGCAAATTCAAGCGAAAAAAGTGAGATAGGTTGGGGTCATCAAATTCGCTCTTATGTTCTTTTTCCTTATCAGCAAGTTAAAGATACACGCTCAAATGAGGCTTTTTCACAAGTTGATAATATTTTAGATGGAGATATTAAAAAAATCATAGAAGGTGTTTTAATAGCACAAAAAGCACAAGATTAATACTACAAAAGGATAATAAATGGAAAAAATTCTAGTTTGTGTGGATGTTTTAGAGCCTTGCAAGGATAGTTTGTATTATGGGGTGTATTTAGCTAAAAAGCTAGATTTACCTTTAATGTTTTTATACACTATAGAGCCAAATTTTACTAATGCTGAATTAGCTTGTAGTTTTGGTATAGGTGCTAGTGGATGTGTGATAGAAGATTTAGTAGAAGAGCAAAATCAAAAAACTGAAAATCTTTGCAAAAAAGGACAAAGAATTTTAGAAGAATTTTGTGCTTATGCAAAAGAACAAGGCGTCAAAGAATGCTTTAGTGTGCAAAGAGATGGGGACTTGGAAGAAGTTTTAAAAGAATATAATGATCAAATAAGACTAGCTATTGCAGGTTTAAAAGGTGGTGGCAAGAAAAATAAAATAGGCATTCATACAGAAGAATTAGTAAGAGCTTTAAATGTGCCTATTTTGCTTGTAAATTCTACATTTAAAGAGATAAAAAGTGTGATGATGGCTTATGATGGAAGTAATTTGGCTAAAAAGGCCATAGAGCAAGCCATTAAAAGACCTATTTTTAAAGAAGCTAAGCGTTATGTGGTAAATGTATCTAAAGATGAAAAAGCCTCTTGTGAGTTATTAGCTCAAGTAAGTCAAATTTTTAAAGAAGCAAAATTAAATGTGCAAACACAGCATTTAAATGGCGATATTACCCAAGCTTTGTTTGATTTTGGTGAACAAAATGATATAGATTTGTTGATTATGGGGGCTTATTCACACCATTGGTTAAAAAGTATTTTATTTGGCAGTTTAACAAATGAGATTTTAACTAAGGCTAAAAAACCTTTATTGTTGATACGT
Coding sequences:
- a CDS encoding universal stress protein, giving the protein MEKILVCVDVLEPCKDSLYYGVYLAKKLDLPLMFLYTIEPNFTNAELACSFGIGASGCVIEDLVEEQNQKTENLCKKGQRILEEFCAYAKEQGVKECFSVQRDGDLEEVLKEYNDQIRLAIAGLKGGGKKNKIGIHTEELVRALNVPILLVNSTFKEIKSVMMAYDGSNLAKKAIEQAIKRPIFKEAKRYVVNVSKDEKASCELLAQVSQIFKEAKLNVQTQHLNGDITQALFDFGEQNDIDLLIMGAYSHHWLKSILFGSLTNEILTKAKKPLLLIR
- the prfB gene encoding peptide chain release factor 2; this encodes MDNYEYSELLKKLKNKVGNIASIIKPEEIKARLKEIENLENSPSFWSDVKQAGVIGKEKTKISNLLKNYDNANNALNDASELFDLANSENDLDTIEALFEDANKLEDLIVNLEISMLLSGENDGKNAIVSIHPGAGGTESNDWASMLYRMYLRFCEREGFKVETLDFQEGEEAGLKDVSFLVKGENAYGYLKAENGIHRLVRTSPFDSAGRRHTSFSSVMVSPELDDDIEIEIEEKDIRIDYYRASGAGGQHVNKTESAVRITHMPSGIVVQCQNDRSQHKNKATAFKMLKSRLYELELMKQQDEANSSEKSEIGWGHQIRSYVLFPYQQVKDTRSNEAFSQVDNILDGDIKKIIEGVLIAQKAQD